A genomic stretch from Candidatus Brocadiaceae bacterium includes:
- the rpsO gene encoding 30S ribosomal protein S15, with protein sequence MISKEVKQRIIHDLKVHESDTGSPEVQTALLTERINHLTNHLKTHKKDYASRRGLLQMVGRRSALLKYLFKNENERYKNLIKKLGLRK encoded by the coding sequence ATGATAAGTAAAGAAGTAAAACAACGGATTATTCATGATCTTAAAGTTCATGAGAGTGATACAGGTTCTCCAGAGGTTCAGACTGCCTTGCTGACAGAGAGAATTAATCATTTGACGAATCACCTGAAAACCCATAAAAAAGATTATGCGTCTCGAAGAGGGTTGCTCCAGATGGTCGGGCGCAGATCCGCATTGCTCAAGTATTTATTTAAAAATGAAAACGAAAGATATAAAAATCTTATTAAAAAATTAGGTTTAAGGAAATAA